Proteins from a genomic interval of Mesorhizobium sp. CAU 1732:
- a CDS encoding MDR family oxidoreductase yields MTFKALLATRDSEKLSVNLVDFEENDLMPGDVTVAVDYSTVNYKDGMALTGRAPIIQKFPLIPGVDLSGTVEASSYPGIEVGDRVVANSWGLGQTHHGGYARKARLSGDWLVKLPEPFSTKDAMAIGTAGYTAMLSVLALEHGGITPDRGDILVTGANGGSGSIAIALLSTLGYRVVASTGRLEEADYLRELGAAEIIDRRSLSEPGKPISSERWAGAIDSVGSHTLANVLAQTQYRGVVAAFGLAQGADLPGSVLPFILRNVTLAGIDSVNAPQSVRFEAWSRLARDLDLDKLAKTTTVVGLADVPDLAPRILEGKVRGRTVVDVNA; encoded by the coding sequence ATGACGTTCAAGGCTCTTTTGGCAACGCGGGATAGCGAGAAGCTTTCCGTCAATCTCGTCGACTTCGAAGAAAACGATCTCATGCCAGGCGATGTCACGGTCGCCGTCGACTACTCGACCGTAAACTACAAGGATGGAATGGCCCTGACCGGCCGTGCGCCGATCATTCAGAAGTTTCCGTTGATCCCTGGCGTCGACCTTTCGGGAACCGTGGAAGCATCCTCCTATCCCGGCATCGAGGTCGGCGACCGGGTCGTCGCCAATAGCTGGGGCCTGGGCCAGACCCACCATGGCGGCTACGCCCGTAAGGCGCGGCTGAGCGGCGACTGGCTCGTCAAGCTTCCCGAGCCGTTCTCGACGAAAGACGCCATGGCGATCGGCACGGCCGGCTACACGGCCATGCTCTCGGTCTTGGCGCTTGAACACGGCGGCATCACGCCGGACCGCGGCGACATACTCGTCACGGGTGCAAACGGGGGATCTGGCTCTATAGCTATCGCCCTGCTCTCGACACTCGGCTATCGGGTCGTCGCCTCGACCGGACGCTTGGAGGAAGCCGATTATCTGCGTGAACTTGGCGCGGCGGAAATCATCGATCGACGCTCGCTCTCCGAACCGGGCAAGCCGATCTCCTCCGAACGATGGGCGGGCGCGATAGACTCGGTCGGCAGCCACACGCTTGCGAACGTCCTTGCACAGACGCAGTACCGGGGCGTGGTGGCCGCGTTCGGCCTTGCGCAGGGCGCTGATCTTCCCGGTTCCGTATTGCCGTTCATCCTGCGCAACGTCACGCTTGCAGGGATCGATTCCGTCAATGCGCCGCAAAGCGTGCGCTTCGAAGCCTGGTCGCGGCTCGCCCGCGATCTTGATCTCGACAAGCTGGCCAAAACCACGACGGTCGTCGGCCTCGCGGATGTTCCGGACCTCGCCCCGCGCATCCTCGAAGGAAAGGTTCGTGGCCGGACCGTTGTCGACGTCAACGCCTGA
- a CDS encoding SDR family oxidoreductase, translating to MTDTSSVLITGASSGIGATYAERFARRGHDLVLVARDKARLNALSARLRDETGVAVEIVVADLTDPDDLGLVAKRVSDDRKIGVLVNNAGAGLAGAFERQAIADVERLVSLNTTALLRLSHAAAGNFVAAGQGTIVNISSVVGLVPEFGQSVYGATKAFVLYLSQGLALELGPKGVYVQAVLPAATRTEIWERSGADPEKVPPLMDVGELVDAALVGFDRREPITIPALHEGAHWDAYQAARLVMIQGFGQTQPAERYRIAG from the coding sequence GTGACCGACACATCTTCAGTCCTCATCACCGGCGCATCGTCCGGCATTGGTGCAACCTATGCCGAACGCTTTGCGCGACGCGGCCACGATCTTGTCCTCGTCGCAAGAGACAAGGCGCGCCTCAATGCTCTTTCCGCGCGGCTGCGCGACGAGACCGGCGTTGCCGTCGAGATCGTCGTCGCAGACCTGACCGATCCTGACGATCTCGGCCTGGTGGCAAAGCGCGTGAGCGATGATCGCAAGATCGGAGTTCTCGTGAACAACGCCGGGGCGGGCCTTGCCGGTGCTTTCGAGCGCCAGGCAATCGCCGACGTGGAACGGCTCGTCTCACTCAACACGACCGCTCTCCTGCGCCTTTCCCATGCGGCGGCCGGCAATTTCGTGGCGGCCGGCCAGGGAACCATCGTCAACATCTCGTCGGTGGTGGGGCTTGTGCCCGAGTTCGGCCAGAGCGTCTACGGCGCGACAAAGGCGTTCGTCCTCTATCTTTCGCAGGGACTCGCCCTCGAGCTCGGCCCGAAGGGCGTCTATGTGCAGGCCGTGCTTCCTGCGGCAACGCGCACCGAGATCTGGGAGCGCTCCGGCGCCGATCCGGAGAAGGTTCCCCCGCTGATGGACGTTGGCGAACTGGTGGATGCCGCGCTCGTGGGTTTCGATCGTCGTGAGCCGATCACCATCCCGGCCCTTCACGAGGGCGCGCATTGGGATGCCTATCAGGCCGCGCGGCTGGTCATGATCCAGGGGTTCGGGCAGACGCAACCTGCCGAACGCTACAGGATCGCAGGATAG
- a CDS encoding DoxX family protein, whose amino-acid sequence MIFGLAAHDLLAWALAIFFFVGAIGNWIAPANVRAEYARWGYPDWFHYVTAVLELVVAVLLIFASTRVWGVGLGIAVMLAAIATLLIHKEYRHALLPTSALLFLALQGYLSF is encoded by the coding sequence ATGATTTTCGGTCTCGCCGCGCACGATCTGCTGGCCTGGGCTCTGGCGATATTCTTTTTCGTGGGCGCGATCGGCAACTGGATCGCTCCCGCGAACGTACGGGCGGAATATGCCCGGTGGGGCTATCCGGACTGGTTCCATTACGTAACGGCGGTCCTCGAGCTGGTCGTGGCGGTTCTTCTGATTTTTGCCTCGACGCGGGTCTGGGGCGTTGGACTTGGCATTGCCGTCATGCTGGCTGCGATCGCGACGCTGCTGATCCACAAGGAATACAGGCATGCGCTGCTGCCGACTTCGGCGCTGCTTTTTCTGGCACTCCAGGGCTATCTGTCGTTCTGA
- a CDS encoding DUF2000 domain-containing protein: protein MNKADHETGNSDETPATEQSMKIAVVLRSDLEPWQRLNVAAFTISGVASQADAVGEDYFDATGNRYLPMFKDPVLVFGASPEEIGRTIERARSRDVPFAIFTRDLFGTFNDVDNRAAVAAVSADALEVIGLAFRADRKIADKILKGLKLAL from the coding sequence ATGAACAAAGCCGATCACGAAACGGGCAATAGCGATGAAACTCCCGCCACCGAACAGTCGATGAAGATCGCCGTCGTTCTGCGCTCGGACCTCGAGCCATGGCAGAGACTGAACGTCGCCGCTTTTACGATCAGCGGCGTCGCGAGCCAGGCCGACGCCGTCGGCGAGGACTATTTCGATGCAACGGGCAATCGCTACCTCCCGATGTTCAAGGACCCGGTCCTCGTCTTCGGCGCTAGTCCCGAAGAGATTGGCCGCACCATTGAGCGCGCGCGCAGCCGGGATGTTCCGTTCGCCATCTTTACCCGGGATCTCTTTGGCACCTTCAACGATGTCGATAACCGCGCCGCCGTCGCGGCCGTGTCCGCCGACGCCCTCGAAGTCATTGGACTGGCGTTCCGGGCGGACCGCAAGATCGCTGACAAGATCCTGAAGGGGTTGAAGCTTGCTCTTTAG
- a CDS encoding helix-turn-helix domain-containing protein, whose translation MKVSREQMAENHRRILDSASQLFREKGFEAVTVAEVMKAAGLTHGGFYGHFESKDDLVAQTLAHGLTPRTDRKFDLDAYIDRYLSPEHRDDPAHGCPTAALVAETRHQSPAARAAITEGFRAQIDRLSAAVPGPNDADKRRAAIATWAAMVGAVILARAIDDPELSDEMLEQTRAWIGSGTDRLSPDQ comes from the coding sequence ATGAAGGTCAGTCGAGAGCAGATGGCGGAGAACCACCGCCGGATACTGGATTCGGCCAGCCAACTGTTTCGCGAAAAAGGCTTCGAGGCCGTCACGGTCGCCGAGGTCATGAAGGCGGCCGGCCTCACCCATGGAGGCTTCTACGGCCATTTCGAATCCAAGGACGATCTGGTCGCCCAGACTCTCGCGCACGGCCTCACGCCACGCACCGACCGCAAGTTCGATCTCGATGCCTATATCGACAGGTATCTTTCGCCCGAACATCGCGACGATCCTGCCCACGGCTGCCCCACGGCTGCGCTTGTCGCCGAGACCCGCCATCAAAGCCCGGCGGCACGGGCAGCGATCACCGAAGGGTTCCGTGCGCAGATCGACAGACTGAGCGCGGCGGTCCCCGGGCCGAACGATGCCGACAAACGGCGTGCGGCCATCGCGACTTGGGCGGCGATGGTGGGGGCCGTGATCCTTGCGCGCGCCATCGACGATCCTGAGCTTTCCGATGAAATGCTGGAGCAGACACGCGCCTGGATCGGTTCCGGAACCGACCGCCTTTCTCCGGATCAGTAA
- a CDS encoding MATE family efflux transporter, which yields MTDTVAAIAEHRIDARTQRLLDAPVLPLLLSMAWPNVLIMVAQASTGLIETWFVAKLGTAELAGMALVFPPVMLMTMISGGAVGGGISSAVARALGGGRRQDADALVLHAVVINIVLGLFFSFIFLVFGEQIYRLMGGEGAELEAALIYSNVVFAGSIFIWLMNGLASVIRGTGNMLFPAIVICVGVLFLVPVSPLLIFGFGPIPALGIAGGGVALVLFYVAATVATAWYILGGRSSVRFRWVRLQKAATTSIMRVGAFSAISSIQTNVVIGGTTALVATVAGVGAVAGYGTGARLEYLLIPLIFGIGAPLVALVGANIGAGKPERALRIALTGGALAFVLTEAIGIAAAIWPEQWLGLFSTEAAMIETGTAYLRIVGPAYGFFGLGLSLYFASQGAARLFWPLSGGFLRIAIALGGGWIALRLTGSLEWLFAAIALGMVVYGLTILAAVRSGAWFR from the coding sequence GTGACAGATACCGTTGCGGCCATTGCTGAGCACCGGATAGACGCGCGTACGCAACGCCTTCTTGATGCTCCTGTTCTTCCGCTGCTTCTCAGCATGGCGTGGCCGAACGTTCTGATCATGGTCGCCCAGGCATCCACCGGGCTGATCGAAACGTGGTTTGTCGCAAAGCTCGGTACCGCGGAGCTCGCGGGCATGGCGCTGGTGTTCCCGCCCGTCATGTTGATGACGATGATATCGGGTGGAGCGGTCGGCGGCGGAATCTCTTCCGCAGTGGCGCGGGCGCTCGGCGGTGGGAGAAGGCAGGATGCCGATGCGCTCGTCCTTCACGCGGTCGTCATCAACATCGTTCTGGGCCTGTTCTTCTCGTTCATCTTTCTCGTGTTCGGCGAGCAGATCTACCGGCTGATGGGAGGTGAGGGCGCGGAGCTCGAGGCCGCGCTGATCTACTCGAACGTCGTCTTCGCCGGCAGCATCTTCATCTGGCTCATGAACGGTCTTGCCAGCGTCATCCGTGGCACCGGAAACATGCTATTTCCCGCTATTGTCATCTGCGTCGGTGTCCTCTTCCTCGTCCCGGTCTCACCGCTGTTGATTTTCGGCTTTGGTCCGATTCCTGCGCTCGGCATCGCCGGCGGGGGCGTTGCTCTGGTGTTGTTTTACGTTGCGGCGACTGTGGCGACCGCCTGGTACATCCTGGGCGGCCGCAGCTCCGTTCGATTCCGCTGGGTCAGGCTTCAGAAGGCCGCCACTACGAGCATCATGCGTGTCGGCGCCTTTTCCGCGATCAGTTCGATTCAGACGAATGTCGTCATCGGAGGAACAACCGCGCTGGTCGCGACCGTCGCCGGCGTCGGGGCCGTGGCTGGATACGGCACCGGAGCCCGCCTCGAATATCTGCTCATTCCGCTCATCTTCGGCATCGGGGCACCGCTGGTCGCGCTGGTCGGCGCGAACATAGGAGCCGGAAAGCCGGAACGCGCGCTCAGGATCGCCCTGACGGGGGGGGCATTGGCTTTTGTTCTGACCGAGGCGATCGGCATCGCCGCTGCCATCTGGCCCGAACAGTGGCTGGGGCTGTTCAGCACTGAGGCAGCAATGATCGAAACCGGAACCGCCTATCTGCGCATCGTCGGACCGGCCTATGGGTTCTTCGGCTTGGGATTGTCGCTCTATTTTGCCTCGCAGGGCGCGGCGCGGTTGTTCTGGCCGCTCTCCGGTGGCTTTCTGCGCATCGCAATAGCGCTCGGCGGGGGCTGGATCGCGCTCAGGCTGACCGGATCGCTGGAATGGCTTTTCGCGGCGATCGCTTTGGGAATGGTGGTCTACGGGCTGACGATCCTGGCCGCCGTCCGATCAGGCGCGTGGTTCCGATAA
- a CDS encoding PaaI family thioesterase → MSVRPQNVIADNQQRRDGLGQLSALLEQGKQPPIGHTLDFQLVAVERGRAVFEGKPSTAVYNPIGSVHGGYAATLLDSACGCAVHSSLSAEQGYTTLELKVAYHRGLTDESGPVRAEGKVVSLGRRVAFAEATLVDAAGRLCASATSTLLVSDVERPGT, encoded by the coding sequence ATGAGTGTCAGGCCGCAGAATGTCATTGCGGACAACCAGCAGCGGCGGGATGGGCTTGGACAGCTTTCCGCTCTTCTCGAACAGGGCAAGCAGCCCCCAATCGGCCACACGCTCGATTTTCAGTTGGTGGCTGTCGAGCGAGGACGGGCGGTCTTTGAAGGCAAGCCGTCGACGGCGGTCTACAACCCGATCGGCTCTGTTCACGGCGGCTACGCGGCGACCTTGCTCGATAGCGCCTGCGGCTGTGCGGTCCATTCGAGCCTATCAGCAGAACAGGGCTACACGACGCTTGAGTTGAAGGTCGCCTACCATCGTGGACTGACGGACGAAAGCGGTCCTGTACGAGCTGAGGGGAAAGTGGTCTCGCTCGGACGTCGTGTCGCCTTTGCAGAAGCCACGCTTGTCGACGCTGCCGGCCGTCTTTGCGCATCAGCGACGTCGACCTTGCTCGTCTCCGATGTCGAGCGACCTGGCACGTGA
- a CDS encoding MaoC family dehydratase, which yields MTLLYLEDFAAGQVFKAGPLRIGEDDIRAFAGVYDPQPFHLDDEAARTSIFGGLAASGWHTAAITMRLLVGSAFKPAGGIIGAGFEELRWPRPVRPGDELRIESEVLEVRPSKTKPTQGMIKARTTTLNQNGEAVQVSVDNLVVQRKPPAG from the coding sequence ATGACTTTGCTCTATCTGGAAGATTTTGCGGCAGGTCAGGTGTTCAAGGCCGGTCCCCTGCGCATCGGGGAAGACGATATCCGGGCGTTCGCTGGCGTCTACGACCCGCAGCCGTTTCATCTCGATGACGAAGCCGCGCGCACCAGCATCTTTGGTGGTCTGGCGGCAAGCGGCTGGCACACGGCGGCGATAACGATGCGTCTTCTGGTCGGCAGCGCATTCAAGCCCGCCGGCGGCATTATCGGTGCCGGATTCGAGGAGCTGCGATGGCCACGGCCGGTTCGACCGGGCGACGAACTGCGCATTGAGAGCGAAGTGCTGGAAGTGCGGCCCTCGAAGACAAAACCGACGCAAGGCATGATAAAGGCGAGAACGACAACGCTCAATCAGAATGGCGAGGCCGTTCAGGTTTCAGTCGACAATCTCGTCGTACAGAGGAAGCCGCCGGCAGGTTAG
- a CDS encoding MarR family transcriptional regulator: MQSGDKEAASACNCQTLRMAARYTTAVYDKALSPSGLRVTQFTILYRLRQRGPMEVKPLAASMAMDRTTLAANLKPLERDGLVRLTVNPSDRRARLIEITEDGAGRVETCVPLWRAAQKSFEQSYGAAKAATMRSLMADVLKTGLEPWAE, translated from the coding sequence TTGCAGTCAGGTGATAAAGAAGCGGCGAGCGCATGCAACTGCCAAACCTTGCGCATGGCCGCGAGGTATACGACGGCGGTCTACGATAAGGCTTTGTCGCCCTCCGGACTGCGCGTTACCCAGTTCACGATCCTGTACAGGCTCCGGCAACGGGGACCGATGGAGGTCAAGCCGCTCGCCGCGTCGATGGCGATGGATCGCACGACGCTGGCTGCCAATCTTAAACCGCTGGAGCGCGACGGCCTGGTACGGTTGACGGTGAACCCGTCCGATCGCCGAGCGCGCCTGATCGAGATAACCGAAGATGGAGCGGGGCGTGTTGAAACCTGCGTGCCACTGTGGCGCGCGGCTCAGAAGAGCTTCGAACAGAGTTACGGCGCCGCCAAGGCTGCGACGATGCGCAGCCTCATGGCGGATGTGCTCAAGACGGGTCTGGAGCCTTGGGCTGAATGA
- a CDS encoding tautomerase family protein: protein MPVFEAHIPAGRFSRQEKRALADALNRSLVEGLGIPEDDRFIVLSEHGEDELFLSPTFMDMKRDPASAMIITVLVGAHRPIEDKSKLVAAINRLVVEAVGVSPDDVFVALIPVPNENFSFGRGELQLADGKPRW from the coding sequence ATGCCGGTTTTTGAAGCACACATTCCAGCCGGCAGGTTCAGCCGGCAAGAGAAGAGGGCGCTTGCGGATGCGCTCAATCGGTCACTGGTCGAAGGGCTAGGCATACCGGAAGACGACCGGTTCATCGTCCTGAGCGAGCATGGCGAGGATGAGCTTTTCCTGTCCCCGACCTTCATGGACATGAAGCGCGATCCCGCTAGCGCAATGATAATTACAGTTCTGGTTGGTGCTCACCGTCCCATTGAGGACAAGAGCAAGCTGGTCGCCGCGATCAACCGACTGGTCGTAGAGGCCGTTGGGGTATCGCCTGACGACGTGTTCGTCGCGCTCATCCCTGTACCCAACGAGAACTTCTCCTTTGGCAGGGGTGAGCTTCAATTGGCAGACGGCAAGCCACGCTGGTAG
- a CDS encoding NADP-dependent oxidoreductase, with protein sequence MPSSSKTNRRILLASRPNGAPTAENFRTEDATIPALSKGQVLLRVLYLSLDPYMRGRMSAARSYARPVEVGDLMEGGTVAEVVLSRHQDFEPGDVVLSHSGWQSYAVSDGGDLRKLDPSQAPVTTALGVLGMPGFTAYSGLLTIGQPKPGETVVVAAASGAVGSVVGQIAKIKGARVVGIAGGPDKCAFVRDELGFDAVVDHHAQDFEAQLAAVCPDGIDVYFENVGGKVWDAVFPLVNEFARIPVCGLIAQYNHAGDSFPGPDRLPPLMRAILSKSLLVRGFIQREFVDQRPAFYHDVAEWIASGRLRYREDFVDGLDNAPNAFIGLLEGRNFGKLIVRVAGT encoded by the coding sequence ATGCCATCTTCCAGCAAGACCAATCGCCGTATTCTGCTTGCGTCGAGACCAAACGGTGCTCCGACGGCGGAGAATTTCCGCACCGAGGACGCAACTATCCCGGCCCTCTCGAAGGGGCAGGTTCTGTTGCGTGTGCTCTATCTGTCGCTCGACCCCTATATGCGCGGACGAATGAGCGCGGCCAGGTCCTATGCCAGACCGGTCGAAGTCGGCGACTTGATGGAAGGTGGTACAGTCGCGGAGGTCGTATTGTCGCGGCATCAGGATTTCGAGCCGGGCGATGTCGTGCTTTCGCATTCCGGGTGGCAAAGTTACGCCGTGTCGGACGGCGGCGATCTTCGCAAACTCGATCCCTCGCAGGCACCGGTCACGACGGCGCTCGGCGTTCTGGGCATGCCCGGGTTCACCGCCTATTCCGGTTTGCTGACCATCGGCCAGCCCAAGCCCGGTGAAACCGTCGTGGTCGCCGCCGCCAGCGGCGCGGTCGGGTCCGTCGTCGGCCAGATCGCGAAGATCAAGGGTGCGCGCGTGGTCGGCATCGCGGGCGGACCGGACAAGTGCGCATTCGTGCGCGACGAGCTGGGGTTCGACGCTGTGGTCGATCATCATGCTCAGGATTTCGAGGCCCAACTTGCAGCGGTTTGCCCCGACGGGATCGACGTCTATTTCGAGAATGTCGGCGGAAAGGTGTGGGACGCAGTGTTCCCGCTCGTTAACGAGTTCGCCCGCATTCCGGTCTGCGGCCTGATCGCACAGTACAACCATGCCGGCGACAGCTTCCCCGGACCTGACCGGCTTCCGCCTCTGATGCGCGCCATCCTGAGCAAAAGCCTGCTCGTGCGCGGCTTCATCCAGCGAGAATTCGTCGATCAGCGACCGGCCTTCTACCATGACGTTGCCGAGTGGATCGCTTCGGGACGGCTTCGTTACCGGGAGGATTTCGTGGACGGACTCGACAACGCTCCAAACGCCTTCATCGGCCTGCTTGAAGGCCGGAACTTCGGCAAGTTGATCGTGCGTGTCGCCGGCACATGA
- a CDS encoding SDR family NAD(P)-dependent oxidoreductase gives MIGKIETPSKGSVLIAGVGSVQGLGAAIARRFGREGHPIVIAGRSAEKLLATRDALQAANITVEAVLGDVSKPHDVQGFVKAARSLGALVVAVHNAGSNRPTPFLEMPEEDFEIHWREHALGGYNLARAALPALLEHVNTGSPIDENRSLFFTGASGSLRGKANFAAFSAAKGALRNLSQSLAREFGPQGVHVAHVVIDGGIEGERLLSKLTTLKEARGPDGLLGIDAIADAYWFLHHQHRSAWSQELDLRPWSENY, from the coding sequence ATGATCGGAAAAATCGAGACACCGTCAAAAGGAAGCGTGCTCATCGCCGGCGTCGGTTCCGTTCAGGGACTCGGTGCAGCCATTGCGCGTCGTTTCGGTCGCGAAGGACATCCTATCGTTATCGCAGGCCGCAGCGCTGAAAAGCTGTTGGCAACGCGCGACGCTTTGCAGGCCGCGAACATCACGGTCGAAGCCGTTCTAGGCGATGTTTCGAAGCCGCACGACGTTCAGGGATTCGTCAAGGCCGCGCGATCGCTCGGTGCCCTTGTTGTTGCCGTTCATAACGCTGGCAGCAATCGGCCAACACCGTTTCTCGAAATGCCGGAAGAGGACTTCGAGATACACTGGCGAGAGCATGCGCTCGGAGGATACAATCTGGCGCGTGCGGCGTTGCCTGCCTTGCTGGAACACGTGAACACAGGCTCGCCCATTGATGAGAACCGCAGCCTGTTCTTCACAGGTGCCAGTGGCAGCCTTCGCGGCAAGGCGAATTTTGCGGCGTTCAGCGCTGCCAAAGGCGCTCTGCGCAACCTCTCACAGTCCCTGGCGCGTGAATTCGGGCCTCAGGGCGTCCATGTAGCTCATGTCGTGATCGACGGCGGCATCGAGGGCGAGCGACTGCTCTCGAAGTTGACGACGCTCAAGGAAGCCAGAGGTCCAGACGGGCTTCTCGGTATCGATGCGATCGCCGACGCCTACTGGTTCCTGCATCATCAGCATCGCAGCGCCTGGTCGCAGGAACTGGATCTTCGTCCGTGGAGCGAGAATTACTAA
- a CDS encoding LLM class flavin-dependent oxidoreductase, with protein MAKDRKLHLGAFMRPVSLHTGAWRYPGAWPDANFNFPRLRQLAQKLEAAKFDAFFMADHLAVLNMPVEALKRSHTVTSFEPFTLLSALAGATERIGLVATASTTFDEPYHVARRFASLDHISGGRAGWNIVTTANPDSALNFGLSDHVDHAARYRRAREFYDVVTGLWDSFADDAFVRDAEQGIFFDPECMHVLDHKGEHLSVRGPLNVARPPQGWPVIVQAGASEPGRQLAAETAEVVFAATPTLEAGKAFFADVKGRAERAGRSRDSIKILPGAFVLVADTAEEARERRAKLDSLVHYESAIASLSIAIGHEASAFDPDGPLPDIPDTHASKSSRERVIELARAEDLTVRQAWRDFLKLGSVVICKIDLRHPEPAADALALDDDVDRDLEQVADVVALEILPAFGFLDQQRQLLEG; from the coding sequence ATGGCGAAGGATCGCAAACTACATCTTGGGGCGTTCATGCGGCCGGTGAGCCTTCACACCGGTGCCTGGCGTTATCCGGGAGCGTGGCCGGATGCGAACTTCAACTTCCCGCGTCTGCGGCAACTCGCGCAGAAGCTGGAAGCCGCAAAGTTCGACGCCTTCTTCATGGCCGATCATCTTGCCGTGCTAAACATGCCGGTGGAGGCGCTGAAGCGGAGCCACACGGTCACTTCGTTCGAGCCGTTCACGCTGCTGTCGGCCTTGGCCGGCGCCACCGAGCGGATCGGTCTGGTCGCGACCGCGTCGACCACGTTCGACGAGCCCTACCACGTCGCCCGGCGTTTCGCCTCGCTCGACCATATCAGCGGCGGGCGCGCCGGCTGGAACATCGTCACGACCGCCAATCCCGATTCCGCGCTGAATTTCGGGCTCAGCGACCATGTCGATCACGCTGCGCGCTACCGGCGGGCACGCGAGTTCTATGATGTCGTCACCGGCCTGTGGGATTCCTTCGCCGACGACGCCTTCGTGCGCGATGCTGAGCAGGGCATCTTCTTCGATCCGGAGTGCATGCATGTGCTCGATCACAAGGGCGAGCACCTGTCAGTTCGAGGTCCCTTGAACGTCGCTCGCCCGCCGCAGGGTTGGCCGGTGATCGTTCAGGCGGGCGCTTCGGAGCCGGGCCGCCAATTGGCGGCCGAAACAGCAGAAGTGGTGTTCGCCGCCACGCCAACGCTCGAAGCTGGCAAGGCTTTCTTCGCAGACGTCAAGGGCCGTGCCGAGCGGGCAGGGCGCTCGCGCGACAGCATCAAGATATTGCCTGGTGCGTTCGTGTTGGTAGCGGATACGGCGGAGGAGGCGCGCGAGCGGCGCGCGAAGCTCGACAGCCTCGTCCACTACGAAAGCGCCATCGCCTCGCTGTCGATCGCCATCGGGCACGAAGCCTCCGCCTTCGATCCCGACGGTCCGCTGCCCGACATCCCGGACACCCATGCCAGCAAGTCGAGCCGCGAACGTGTGATCGAACTGGCGCGAGCGGAAGATTTGACGGTCCGGCAAGCATGGCGTGACTTCTTAAAGCTAGGATCTGTCGTGATCTGCAAAATAGATCTCCGTCACCCTGAACCGGCCGCCGATGCGCTTGCACTGGACGATGATGTCGATCGAGATCTTGAGCAGGTTGCGGATGTCGTCGCGCTTGAGATCCTGCCCGCCTTCGGATTCCTTGATCAGCAGCGTCAGCTGCTCGAAGGCTAG